CTTCGCCTCCTGCGTTCCGACTTATCTATACGCCACGCTGCTCTCCGGTCAGTATGACCTACCGGCGATTTATGCAGAAGTGGACGCCGTTTACACCAATACGGCGCCGGTGGATGCCTATCGCGGTGCAGGTAGGCCTGAAGCCACTTACGTCATCGAACGCATCGTTGAGACGGCGGCGCGCGAGTTGAACATCGATCCGGCGGAACTCAGACGGCGGAACTTTATCACCACCTTTCCCCATCAGACTCCTGTCATCATGATGTATGATGCTGGCGATTATCACGCATCTCTCGAGAAGGCATGCGAGATCATCGACTATAAAGGCTTTGCAAGACGCCGGGCGGAAAGTGAAAGCTGCGGCAAGCTTCGGGGCATCGGGTTCTCAACCTACATCGAGGCTTGCGGTATCGCGCCTTCGGCAGCAGTCGGATCGTTGGGTGCGGGGGTCGGGCTTTGGGAATCGGCGGAAGTGCGCGTGAATCCCACCGGAAGTGTTGAGGTTCTGACTGGCTCCCACGCCCATGGCCAGGGGCATGAGACGACTTTCGCGCAGTTGGTATCCGACCGTTTAGGAATTCCAATCGACCAGGTCTCGATCGTTCATGGTGACACGGACAAGGTGCAGTTCGGGATGGGAACTTATGGCTCCCGCTCCGGTGCAGTCGGCATGTCGGCAATCTTCAAAGCGCTGGAGAAGGTAGAAGCCAAGGCGCGGAAGGTGGCGGCTCATGTCATGGAGGCGTCCGAAGGGGATATCGAGTTCAAGGACGGATCGTTCACTGTCAAGGGAACGGACAAGAAGATGGCATTCGGGGAGGTCGCCCTGGCCGCCTATGTCGCTCATAAATTTCCCACCAGCGAGATCGAACCGGGCCTTAAGGAAGGCGCGTTTTACGACCCTTCAAACTTCACCTTCCCAGCAGGATGCCATATTTGCGAACTTGAGATCGATCCTGAGAGTGGGATCACCAAAATCGTGAACTGGGTCGCTGTCGATGATTTCGGCGAGCTGATAAATCCAATGATAGTGGAGGGTCAGGTTCATGGCGGAATCGCGCAGGGCGTAGGTCAGGCCCTGACTGAAGGGTGTCGCTATGATCTTGAAACAGGCCAGCTCCTGACTGGATCATACATGGACTACTGCATGCCCAGAGCCGATGATTTGCCAAACTTCGTGCTTGATTACACCATCACGCGGGCACCATCTAACCCGCTTGGGATAAAGGGTTGTGGCGAAGCTGGAGCGATTGCGTCTCCCGCCGCGGTGATCAATGCCATAACCGATGCCTTGCAAATTCGCGATATTCCAATGCCGGCCACCCCTGAGACGGTGTGGCGGGCGGCGCGCGACCGTGCGCAGCGTCTGGCCGCCGAATAGGAGAGGGGACACATGTACGAATTTGATTATCATCGTCCATCGACTGCGGAGGAGGCAGTGCGGTTGATGGCGGCGGCTTCCGACGGCAAGTATGTCTCTGGCGGCATGACTCTGATCCCGACACTGAAGCAGCGTTTGGCCCAGCCGTCGGACCTGATTGACCTCGGAGGTTTGAAAAACAGCGGCATTGAGGTGACATCAGGCTCCGTCATTATTAAGGCAGGAACCATTCATGAATCCGTGGCCACATCGACTGACGTTAAGCAAGCAATACCGGCACTCGCCGAACTTGCTAGCTTGATTGGCGATCCCCATGTTCGCCATCGCGGGACAATCGGCGGCTCTGTCGCAAATAATGACCCCGCGGCCGATTACCCGGCCGCTTGTTTGGCATTGGGAGGCACGATCCACACGAACTCGCGCCAGATCGCAGCCGCGGAGTTCTTCACAGGCATGTTCGAGACGGCTCTCGATGAAGGCGAGATCATTACAGCAGTCTCGTTTCCCATTCCCGAAAAGGCAGGGTACGTAAAATTCCGCAATCCCGCTTCACGCTACGCCATGGTTGGCGTCTTTGTCGCTAAGACGCCGGGAGCGGTTCGCGTGGCGGTGACCGGTGCGGGAGCCTCTGTATTTCGGGTTGTCGAGATGGAAAATGCCTTGAGCAGCAACTTTTCACCCATGGCCTTACAAG
The sequence above is drawn from the Rhodoligotrophos appendicifer genome and encodes:
- a CDS encoding xanthine dehydrogenase family protein molybdopterin-binding subunit, with amino-acid sequence MNESGIGKRVLRKEDHRFITGKGRYTDDINLPHQTYASFVRSPHAHANILSIDASAARAAPGVVGVLTGDDLAADKIGGLICGWMIHSKDGTPMKAGPHPALAQGKVRYVGDSVAVVIAETPELAQAGAELLEIAYEPLAATISTAGARTSSAPPVHEVAPDNIVYEWSLGDSEAVAQAFSRADHVTKIDLVNNRLIPNAMEVRAAIGDYDSGSDSFTLYTTSQNPHVARLVLAAFVGIAPEHKLRVIAPDVGGGFGSKIFIYPEETVCVWAAKKVGRPVKWAGDRSEAFVADAHGRDHVTHAELALAKDGKFLALKVHTTANLGAYLSTFASCVPTYLYATLLSGQYDLPAIYAEVDAVYTNTAPVDAYRGAGRPEATYVIERIVETAARELNIDPAELRRRNFITTFPHQTPVIMMYDAGDYHASLEKACEIIDYKGFARRRAESESCGKLRGIGFSTYIEACGIAPSAAVGSLGAGVGLWESAEVRVNPTGSVEVLTGSHAHGQGHETTFAQLVSDRLGIPIDQVSIVHGDTDKVQFGMGTYGSRSGAVGMSAIFKALEKVEAKARKVAAHVMEASEGDIEFKDGSFTVKGTDKKMAFGEVALAAYVAHKFPTSEIEPGLKEGAFYDPSNFTFPAGCHICELEIDPESGITKIVNWVAVDDFGELINPMIVEGQVHGGIAQGVGQALTEGCRYDLETGQLLTGSYMDYCMPRADDLPNFVLDYTITRAPSNPLGIKGCGEAGAIASPAAVINAITDALQIRDIPMPATPETVWRAARDRAQRLAAE
- a CDS encoding FAD binding domain-containing protein, whose protein sequence is MYEFDYHRPSTAEEAVRLMAAASDGKYVSGGMTLIPTLKQRLAQPSDLIDLGGLKNSGIEVTSGSVIIKAGTIHESVATSTDVKQAIPALAELASLIGDPHVRHRGTIGGSVANNDPAADYPAACLALGGTIHTNSRQIAAAEFFTGMFETALDEGEIITAVSFPIPEKAGYVKFRNPASRYAMVGVFVAKTPGAVRVAVTGAGASVFRVVEMENALSSNFSPMALQAVSVSADGLNSDIHASAEYRAHLVGVMARRAVERATG